From the Chitinolyticbacter meiyuanensis genome, one window contains:
- a CDS encoding 5'-nucleotidase, whose amino-acid sequence MPATLNGKLVVAISSRALFDFEEENRVFEDEDDAAYMRVQLERLDAPARPGVAFALIKKLLAFNHGDTQPVEVVILSRNDPVSGLRVFKSAEHNGLKLERGVFTRGRAAHHYLTPLQANLFLSANDADVREAIVRGFPAARVYPQSLLAAETHADEVRIAFDGDAVLFSDEAEIVYQKDGLPAFHAHEHDKAALPLPAGPFRPLLEALHRLQQQAVEQAAEGGMKLRTALVTARSAPAHERAIRTLMSWGIAVDEAMFLGGLDKGPFLREFAPDFFFDDQTGHCESGARVGPTGQVIYGVTHGGELASFAVPSQQVD is encoded by the coding sequence ATGCCTGCCACCCTCAACGGCAAGCTGGTCGTCGCCATCAGCTCGCGTGCGCTGTTCGATTTCGAGGAAGAGAACCGCGTATTCGAGGACGAGGATGACGCGGCGTATATGCGCGTGCAACTGGAACGGCTCGATGCACCGGCGCGCCCGGGCGTGGCCTTCGCGCTGATCAAGAAGCTCTTGGCGTTCAATCATGGCGACACGCAGCCGGTCGAGGTGGTGATCCTGTCGCGCAACGATCCGGTGAGTGGGCTGCGCGTGTTCAAATCGGCCGAGCACAACGGGCTCAAGCTGGAGCGCGGTGTGTTCACCCGCGGTCGGGCGGCGCATCACTACCTGACCCCATTGCAGGCCAACCTGTTCCTCAGCGCCAACGATGCCGACGTCCGCGAGGCGATCGTCCGCGGCTTTCCGGCGGCTCGGGTTTACCCGCAATCGCTGCTGGCTGCCGAGACGCACGCCGACGAAGTGCGCATCGCCTTCGATGGAGACGCCGTGCTGTTCTCCGACGAAGCCGAGATCGTGTACCAGAAGGACGGCCTGCCGGCCTTCCATGCGCATGAACACGACAAGGCCGCGCTGCCGCTACCGGCCGGGCCGTTCCGCCCGTTGCTGGAAGCCTTGCACCGGCTGCAGCAGCAGGCAGTGGAGCAGGCCGCCGAAGGCGGCATGAAGCTGCGTACCGCGCTGGTCACCGCCCGTAGCGCCCCGGCGCATGAACGAGCGATCCGTACACTGATGAGCTGGGGCATTGCGGTCGACGAAGCGATGTTCCTCGGCGGCCTGGACAAGGGCCCGTTCCTGCGCGAGTTCGCGCCGGATTTCTTCTTCGATGATCAGACCGGCCACTGCGAATCGGGCGCCCGTGTTGGGCCGACCGGGCAGGTGATCTATGGCGTGACGCACGGTGGCGAGCTCGCCAGCTTCGCCGTGCCGTCGCAGCAGGTCGACTAG
- a CDS encoding DUF2938 domain-containing protein, translating to MPALAHVLLLGVVATLATDAWTLLLRLLGIPVLDWAMVGRWVGHCVQGRVRHDRIAQAAAVRHERVLGWLTHYVTGLVFAAAFLALVGPAWIVRPTLLPSLIFGLATVAFPFLLLQPALGLGIAASRAARPWQARWRSLATHAVFGLGLYLAALLSVLG from the coding sequence ATGCCTGCCTTGGCACATGTGCTGCTGCTGGGCGTTGTCGCCACGCTGGCGACCGATGCCTGGACCCTGCTGCTGCGGTTGCTCGGCATCCCGGTGCTCGACTGGGCGATGGTGGGCCGCTGGGTCGGTCACTGCGTGCAGGGCCGCGTCCGTCACGACCGGATCGCGCAGGCGGCCGCCGTGCGCCATGAGCGCGTGCTGGGTTGGTTGACGCACTACGTCACCGGTTTGGTGTTCGCCGCCGCGTTCCTGGCGCTGGTCGGGCCGGCCTGGATCGTCCGGCCCACCTTGCTGCCGTCGCTGATTTTCGGCCTTGCCACGGTGGCGTTCCCGTTCCTGCTGCTGCAACCGGCACTGGGCCTCGGCATTGCGGCGTCGCGCGCAGCCCGGCCTTGGCAGGCACGCTGGCGCAGCCTTGCCACGCATGCGGTGTTCGGCCTCGGGCTCTACTTGGCGGCCTTGCTGTCCGTGCTGGGCTGA
- a CDS encoding WG repeat-containing protein: protein MRLLFAALLLWSLSCQADDQLQIVPVGKQYVLQHGGKPLTGERYDQLVHDARESPDFVLARRGTSWGVLDADSGKLLIPVRYDRINPLPYYLIGLVGVGLDNKAGFVDRNGRIVVPLRYDAIGPVSGYYRQAFAKRQGQLFSLHFADGQLQREEAAPDFYPYVVVPPSLRAQPQRVAGLHNGTYVADRYPDLYVAWQGWRRGELRDIGQPAIVLRGDTAYVSFGLINGDLPLMPNTMQACQSEAGVSLWAERDAAHCDGPQQEALLFLKRDADGALVCADCHAALPQRWIALDEQPTRFAGIGVVLQRGAERALEVREVLSGGPAAAAGVAAGDIVTGIDGRSSADLTVEAASQLIRGKVDTPLSLTLMRAGQPLTLNIIRRPITIGADGTAQPSTDSKAAK, encoded by the coding sequence ATGCGCCTGCTTTTCGCCGCCCTGCTGCTATGGAGCCTGAGCTGTCAGGCCGACGATCAGCTCCAAATCGTTCCCGTCGGCAAGCAATACGTGCTGCAACACGGCGGCAAGCCATTGACCGGCGAGCGCTACGACCAACTGGTCCACGATGCTCGCGAAAGCCCCGACTTCGTGCTGGCCCGCCGCGGCACATCCTGGGGGGTGCTCGACGCCGATAGCGGCAAGCTGCTTATTCCCGTCCGCTACGACAGGATCAATCCGCTGCCGTATTACCTGATCGGGCTGGTTGGCGTGGGCCTGGACAACAAGGCGGGCTTTGTCGATCGCAACGGTCGCATCGTGGTGCCGCTGCGCTACGACGCCATTGGCCCGGTCAGCGGCTATTACAGGCAGGCCTTCGCCAAGCGACAAGGCCAGCTGTTCAGCCTGCACTTTGCCGATGGCCAGCTGCAGCGCGAGGAGGCCGCGCCGGACTTCTATCCCTACGTCGTCGTTCCACCTTCATTGCGCGCACAGCCGCAGCGGGTAGCCGGCCTGCACAACGGCACCTATGTTGCCGATCGCTATCCCGACCTGTACGTCGCCTGGCAAGGCTGGCGCCGCGGCGAACTGCGCGACATCGGCCAGCCGGCGATCGTGCTGCGTGGCGACACCGCCTATGTGTCGTTTGGCTTGATCAATGGTGATCTGCCGTTGATGCCCAACACCATGCAGGCGTGCCAGAGCGAGGCCGGCGTGAGCCTGTGGGCGGAGCGGGATGCCGCGCACTGTGACGGCCCGCAACAGGAAGCGCTGCTTTTTCTGAAGCGGGATGCCGACGGTGCGCTGGTCTGCGCGGATTGCCACGCGGCCCTGCCCCAGCGCTGGATCGCACTGGACGAGCAGCCAACTCGTTTTGCCGGGATCGGAGTCGTCCTGCAGCGAGGCGCGGAAAGAGCGCTGGAAGTCCGCGAGGTGCTGTCCGGCGGCCCAGCCGCCGCGGCAGGCGTCGCCGCGGGCGACATCGTGACCGGGATCGACGGGCGCAGCAGCGCCGACCTCACCGTCGAGGCGGCCAGCCAACTGATCAGAGGCAAGGTCGATACCCCGCTTTCGTTGACGCTGATGCGAGCTGGTCAGCCTCTCACGCTGAACATCATCCGTCGCCCGATCACCATAGGCGCAGACGGCACGGCTCAGCCCAGCACGGACAGCAAGGCCGCCAAGTAG
- a CDS encoding OmpA family protein — protein sequence MRKIVTLSLISALALTACATNDLGEKRDLNNTEMGAIIGTLGGAAIGAAVNHKNRGKGALIGAVGGGLAGAGIGYYMDQQAKDLQKQLAAEIQRGEITLQKNSDNSLLVSMTSNTGFDTNSSQLKGGFTPTLDKIAKVVNQYGKTAITVVGHTDNVGKDAYNQTLSEQRARSVVDYLVGRQVNPVRLDSYGKGKTQPRASNDTEEGRRLNRRVELWIMPVEAAK from the coding sequence ATGCGCAAGATCGTAACGCTGTCCCTGATATCCGCTCTGGCCCTGACTGCCTGCGCCACCAACGATCTGGGCGAGAAGCGCGACCTCAACAACACCGAGATGGGCGCCATCATCGGTACGCTCGGTGGCGCGGCCATCGGTGCCGCCGTCAATCACAAGAACCGTGGCAAGGGTGCGCTGATCGGCGCGGTGGGCGGCGGCCTCGCTGGCGCCGGCATCGGCTACTACATGGACCAGCAGGCCAAGGATCTGCAGAAGCAGCTGGCAGCGGAAATCCAGCGCGGCGAGATCACGCTGCAGAAGAACAGCGACAATTCGCTCTTGGTGAGCATGACCTCGAACACCGGCTTTGACACCAATTCGTCGCAACTCAAGGGGGGCTTTACGCCCACGCTCGACAAGATCGCCAAGGTGGTCAACCAGTACGGCAAGACCGCGATCACCGTGGTCGGCCACACCGATAACGTCGGCAAGGATGCCTACAACCAGACGCTGTCCGAGCAACGTGCCCGTTCCGTGGTCGATTACCTCGTCGGTCGCCAGGTGAACCCGGTGCGTCTCGACAGCTATGGCAAGGGCAAGACCCAGCCGCGCGCGAGCAACGATACCGAGGAGGGCCGTCGTCTGAACCGGCGCGTCGAGCTGTGGATCATGCCGGTGGAAGCCGCCAAGTAA
- a CDS encoding oxidative damage protection protein encodes MSRTVHCVKLGREAEGLDFPPLPGELGRRVYEQVSKEAWAAWVKHQTMLINENRLSLADPRARQYLQQQLENYFFGGGADAVAGYVPQS; translated from the coding sequence ATGAGCCGCACCGTTCATTGCGTCAAACTGGGCCGCGAGGCCGAAGGCCTCGATTTCCCGCCGCTGCCAGGCGAATTGGGCCGCCGCGTGTACGAGCAGGTCTCGAAGGAGGCGTGGGCTGCCTGGGTCAAGCACCAGACCATGCTGATCAACGAGAACCGCCTCAGCCTCGCCGACCCGCGTGCCCGACAGTACCTGCAGCAACAGCTGGAGAACTATTTCTTCGGCGGTGGCGCCGATGCCGTTGCCGGCTACGTGCCCCAGTCCTGA
- the ppk1 gene encoding polyphosphate kinase 1: MSHKPADNQLMLNRELGLLEFNRRVLAQAEDARNPLLERLKFLCIVSSNLDEFFEVRMAWLKENVRQYPTRLLPEGLTPHQAYELIIQDAHQMVEHQYRVLREVMFPALAKEGIHFFRRSLWTDAQREWVRDFFFRELMPVLTPIGLDPSHPFPRILNKSLNFIVELEGRDAFGRNAEMAIVQAPRILPRFVKMPKEVSGAEHGFVFLSSILHAHVDELFAGMHVLGCYQFRVTRDSDVTVDDEDVKDLRAALEGELSQRSYGDAVRLEVADNLPSHLQEYLKEQFRLEDGDVFRVNGPVNLVRLMQVPDQVERPELKFEPFMPGLPAELRKQPDLFAAIRHGDVLLHHPYQSFTPVIDLVQQAARDPHVVAIKMTVYRTGSESALMDALAEAAQRGKEVTAVVELMARFDEEANINWAAKLERAGVHVVYGVYGYKTHAKMLLIVRREEGKLKRYVHVGTGNYHPRTSKLYTDFGLMTDNEDITSDVNDVFMQLTGLGLAGDHNALWQAPFTLQPNFIKAIDREIAHAKIGRKAVVIAKMNALLEPTIIDKLYEASQAGVTIHLIVRGVCALRPGIPGLSDNIKVRSIIGRFLEHHRVYYFYNDGAEDVYLSSADWMGRNLFRRIEIAFPAISPKVKRRVIRESLRPYLVDNVQAWEMLSDGRYRRKATRGAKERSAQAMLLAELAAKARN; encoded by the coding sequence ATGAGCCATAAACCCGCCGACAACCAGCTGATGTTGAACCGCGAACTGGGCCTGTTGGAGTTCAACCGCCGTGTGCTGGCCCAGGCCGAGGATGCGCGCAATCCGCTGCTGGAGCGGTTGAAGTTCCTCTGCATCGTGTCCAGCAACCTCGACGAGTTCTTCGAGGTGCGCATGGCCTGGCTCAAGGAAAACGTGCGCCAGTACCCGACGCGGCTGCTGCCGGAGGGGCTCACGCCGCACCAGGCCTACGAGCTGATCATCCAGGATGCGCACCAGATGGTCGAACATCAGTACCGCGTGCTGCGCGAGGTGATGTTCCCGGCGCTGGCCAAGGAAGGCATCCACTTCTTCCGCCGCAGTCTGTGGACCGATGCGCAACGCGAATGGGTGCGTGACTTCTTCTTCCGCGAACTGATGCCGGTGCTGACGCCGATCGGGCTCGATCCGTCGCACCCGTTCCCGCGTATCCTCAACAAATCGCTCAATTTCATCGTCGAGCTCGAAGGCCGCGACGCCTTCGGCCGCAATGCCGAGATGGCCATCGTCCAGGCGCCACGCATCCTGCCGCGCTTCGTGAAGATGCCCAAGGAAGTGAGCGGTGCCGAGCACGGCTTCGTGTTCCTGTCGTCCATCCTGCATGCCCACGTCGACGAGCTGTTCGCCGGCATGCATGTGCTCGGCTGCTACCAGTTCCGCGTCACCCGCGATTCGGATGTGACCGTCGACGATGAGGACGTGAAGGATTTGCGTGCCGCGCTGGAAGGCGAATTGAGCCAGCGCTCCTATGGCGACGCGGTACGGCTGGAGGTGGCGGACAACCTGCCGTCCCACCTGCAGGAATACCTGAAGGAGCAGTTCCGCCTGGAAGACGGTGACGTGTTCCGGGTGAACGGCCCGGTGAACCTGGTGCGGCTGATGCAGGTGCCGGACCAGGTCGAGCGCCCCGAGCTCAAGTTCGAGCCGTTCATGCCCGGCCTGCCTGCAGAGCTGCGCAAGCAGCCGGATCTGTTTGCCGCCATCCGCCATGGCGACGTGCTGCTGCATCACCCATATCAGAGCTTCACTCCGGTGATCGACTTGGTGCAGCAGGCCGCGCGCGATCCGCACGTGGTCGCGATCAAGATGACGGTGTACCGCACGGGCAGCGAATCGGCGCTGATGGATGCGCTGGCCGAGGCGGCGCAGCGCGGCAAGGAAGTAACCGCGGTGGTCGAGCTGATGGCGCGCTTCGACGAGGAAGCCAACATCAACTGGGCCGCCAAGCTCGAGCGTGCCGGCGTGCACGTGGTCTACGGCGTGTATGGCTACAAGACGCACGCCAAGATGCTGCTGATCGTGCGGCGCGAGGAAGGCAAGCTGAAGCGCTACGTGCACGTCGGCACTGGCAACTATCATCCGCGTACCAGCAAGCTCTACACCGATTTCGGCCTGATGACCGACAACGAGGACATCACCAGCGATGTGAACGACGTGTTCATGCAGCTGACCGGCCTTGGCTTGGCTGGCGACCACAACGCGCTGTGGCAGGCGCCGTTCACGCTGCAGCCCAATTTCATCAAGGCGATCGACCGCGAGATCGCCCACGCCAAGATCGGCCGCAAGGCGGTGGTCATCGCCAAGATGAACGCGCTGTTGGAGCCGACCATCATCGACAAGCTGTACGAGGCAAGCCAGGCCGGCGTGACCATCCACCTGATCGTCCGTGGCGTCTGCGCGCTGCGCCCCGGCATTCCGGGGCTATCGGACAACATCAAGGTGCGCTCCATCATCGGCCGCTTCCTCGAGCACCACCGCGTCTACTACTTCTACAACGACGGGGCCGAGGATGTGTATCTCTCCAGTGCGGACTGGATGGGTCGCAACCTGTTCCGCCGGATCGAGATCGCCTTCCCCGCGATCAGCCCCAAGGTGAAACGCCGGGTGATCCGCGAATCGCTGCGGCCCTACCTCGTCGACAACGTCCAAGCCTGGGAAATGCTGTCGGACGGCCGCTATCGCCGCAAGGCAACGCGCGGCGCCAAGGAGCGTTCAGCCCAGGCCATGCTGCTGGCCGAGCTCGCCGCCAAAGCCCGCAACTGA
- a CDS encoding SixA phosphatase family protein — translation MDLILWRHAEAEDGNDDLARALTSTGRKQARKMAAWLAHQLAGQPVRVVASAARRAQETAQALTPHPEIDARLNPGARAAAYLEVCDWPRGDGRVVVLVGHQPTLGRAASLLLTGGELDWSLKKASIWWLQRRVKDGAVQYLLKAVHAPDL, via the coding sequence ATGGATCTGATCCTCTGGCGCCACGCCGAGGCCGAGGATGGCAACGACGATCTGGCCCGGGCGCTGACCAGCACCGGGCGCAAACAGGCGCGCAAGATGGCGGCGTGGCTGGCGCACCAGCTGGCCGGCCAGCCGGTGCGGGTCGTCGCCAGCGCTGCCCGCCGGGCGCAGGAAACGGCGCAGGCGCTGACGCCACATCCCGAAATCGATGCCCGGCTCAATCCCGGCGCCCGCGCCGCAGCCTATCTCGAAGTGTGCGACTGGCCGCGCGGCGATGGCCGGGTGGTGGTGCTGGTCGGCCACCAGCCGACGCTGGGCCGGGCCGCCAGCCTGCTGCTCACCGGTGGCGAACTCGACTGGAGCCTGAAGAAGGCCTCGATCTGGTGGCTGCAGCGTCGGGTGAAGGACGGCGCGGTGCAATACCTGCTGAAGGCCGTGCACGCCCCCGATCTGTAG
- a CDS encoding heme biosynthesis HemY N-terminal domain-containing protein — MKALGWLIALAALAVGLMMFARVNTGYALLFIPPWRIELSLNVFIVLLLLVTVLLYGALKVGSELGGLPERVRRYRDARRNRASVELEREARIAFFEGRYQRAERLAADAFAASRGQEALAVNGLLAARAAHAMRDYTRRDQYFERLRTKLGPQHLALAMTEAELYLDERRYDDANRAIGEARAISPKLTAALKLELRLRQREGNQEAVLRLVDQLAKSDAIDAAQASRLRVQAQLASLAGKPRSLKELKDWWSRLPASDRTAPQLVLAVVDAFCEQQQPELAREAIEEALAADWSGELVLRYGTLALEGDVVQSQLQQAEAWLKTRRDDHELLLTLGRLCRERALWGKAQTYLEASIAVQATAVAHAELANLLEKLERPEAAAQHYRESLALALQEPGNN, encoded by the coding sequence GTGAAGGCGCTGGGTTGGCTGATCGCACTGGCCGCGCTTGCGGTCGGATTGATGATGTTCGCCCGGGTGAACACCGGCTATGCGCTGCTGTTCATCCCGCCGTGGCGGATCGAGCTGTCGCTCAATGTGTTCATCGTGCTGCTGCTGTTGGTGACGGTGTTGCTGTACGGCGCACTGAAGGTCGGCAGCGAGCTTGGCGGCCTGCCAGAACGGGTACGCCGTTATCGCGATGCCCGGCGCAACCGTGCCTCGGTCGAGCTGGAGCGCGAGGCGCGCATCGCCTTCTTCGAGGGCCGTTACCAGCGCGCCGAGCGGCTGGCTGCCGACGCCTTCGCCGCCAGCCGTGGCCAGGAAGCGCTCGCGGTGAACGGGCTGCTCGCCGCGCGCGCGGCCCATGCAATGCGCGACTACACCCGCCGCGACCAGTATTTCGAACGGCTGCGCACCAAGCTGGGCCCGCAGCATCTGGCGCTGGCCATGACCGAGGCCGAGCTCTATCTCGACGAACGCCGCTACGACGATGCCAATCGCGCCATCGGCGAGGCACGCGCGATCTCGCCCAAGCTCACCGCCGCGCTCAAGCTGGAGCTGCGGCTCCGTCAGCGCGAAGGCAACCAGGAAGCGGTACTACGGCTGGTCGACCAGCTCGCCAAGAGCGACGCGATCGATGCCGCCCAGGCCAGCCGGCTGCGGGTGCAGGCGCAGCTGGCATCGCTGGCCGGCAAGCCACGTTCGCTGAAGGAACTGAAGGACTGGTGGTCCCGCCTGCCCGCGAGCGACCGCACCGCGCCGCAACTGGTACTGGCCGTGGTCGATGCCTTCTGCGAGCAACAGCAACCCGAACTCGCACGCGAAGCGATCGAGGAAGCGTTGGCGGCCGACTGGTCCGGCGAGCTGGTATTGCGCTATGGCACGCTGGCGCTGGAAGGCGACGTCGTGCAGAGCCAGCTGCAGCAGGCCGAGGCTTGGCTCAAGACCCGCCGCGACGACCACGAGCTGCTGCTGACGCTGGGCCGGCTGTGCCGCGAACGCGCGTTGTGGGGCAAGGCGCAGACCTATCTCGAGGCCAGCATCGCCGTGCAGGCCACTGCAGTGGCGCACGCGGAACTCGCGAATCTGCTGGAAAAGCTGGAACGGCCCGAGGCCGCGGCCCAGCACTATCGCGAGAGCCTGGCGCTGGCGCTACAGGAGCCCGGCAACAACTGA
- a CDS encoding uroporphyrinogen-III C-methyltransferase, with product MTQQTDSLSAALAAPKPKRSFAPSAGTVLAAIALAAAAGVWLYQQQATEAMKREVGDQLARHAQQANAATAREAAANERLRTLERELAQVTARQAEAQSQQATLATLYDALTRSETQRVLADLEQTLSFASQQLQLAGNVTSALVGLETVQNKLAELDRPELIPVRQAVARDIDRLKTQPYLDVVGISAKLDSLVGTVDKLPLAVDGYHHAAAPSSKADTRNWFERLGSELWGELRQLVRIREMDKPEAMLLTPEQAFFLRENVKLRLLDARTALLLRNEGAFRADLKAVDQYLAGYFDRDARETHNTQRTLAELSQQTLSMQLPSLAESLAAVRSARISTREVQQ from the coding sequence ATGACGCAGCAAACAGACTCGCTCTCCGCCGCGCTTGCCGCGCCCAAACCGAAACGCAGCTTCGCGCCGTCCGCCGGTACCGTGCTGGCAGCCATCGCCCTGGCCGCAGCGGCCGGTGTCTGGCTGTACCAGCAGCAGGCCACCGAGGCGATGAAGCGTGAGGTTGGCGACCAGCTGGCACGCCATGCGCAGCAAGCCAATGCCGCGACCGCGCGTGAAGCAGCAGCCAACGAGCGGCTGCGCACGCTGGAGCGCGAGCTTGCCCAGGTCACCGCCAGGCAGGCCGAGGCGCAATCGCAGCAGGCGACACTCGCCACGCTGTACGACGCACTCACCCGCAGCGAAACGCAACGCGTGCTGGCCGATCTGGAACAGACGCTGTCGTTCGCCAGCCAGCAGCTGCAGCTGGCCGGCAACGTGACAAGCGCGCTGGTCGGGCTGGAAACGGTGCAGAACAAGCTCGCCGAGCTCGACCGGCCCGAGCTGATCCCCGTGCGCCAGGCGGTGGCGCGCGACATCGACCGGCTGAAGACCCAACCCTATCTCGACGTGGTCGGCATCTCGGCCAAGCTCGACAGCCTCGTCGGCACCGTCGACAAGCTGCCGCTGGCCGTCGATGGCTACCACCATGCCGCAGCACCGTCGTCGAAGGCGGACACCCGCAACTGGTTCGAGCGCCTGGGCAGCGAGCTGTGGGGCGAACTGCGCCAGCTGGTGCGAATCCGCGAAATGGACAAGCCCGAAGCCATGCTGCTCACGCCCGAGCAGGCCTTCTTCCTGCGCGAGAACGTGAAGCTGCGCCTCCTGGACGCTCGCACCGCGCTGCTGCTGCGCAATGAAGGTGCCTTCCGTGCCGATCTCAAGGCAGTCGACCAGTACCTCGCCGGCTACTTCGATCGCGACGCCCGCGAAACGCACAACACCCAGCGTACGCTGGCCGAACTGTCGCAACAGACGCTGTCGATGCAGCTGCCCAGCCTCGCCGAGAGCTTGGCCGCCGTGCGTAGCGCCCGCATCAGCACGCGGGAGGTGCAACAGTGA
- a CDS encoding uroporphyrinogen-III synthase, with protein MSALAGRRIWVTRPRNQADALAAQLTAAGAIAVRLPLLEIAPPLDPAPLTAALAGLDQFDLAIFVSPSALDAVFERLNTPWPAPLPAAVVGPGSAARARELGIARVIAPTERYDSEGLLAELDRVMPLAGKQALLLRGDGGREVLPQGLTARHATLTTVAAYRRLPPAFDEAHLAAELAAGCDGVVISSSEAAQHLFSAIGAVTRERLQSLQYFAPHPRIVAALQQLGVSHVTLTAAGDAGIVDAVHRHYAQ; from the coding sequence ATGAGCGCGCTCGCCGGCCGCCGCATCTGGGTTACCCGGCCGCGTAATCAGGCCGATGCACTGGCAGCGCAGCTGACTGCCGCCGGCGCCATCGCGGTGCGGCTACCACTGCTGGAGATCGCACCACCGCTCGATCCGGCACCGCTCACCGCCGCGCTGGCCGGGCTCGATCAGTTCGATCTCGCCATCTTCGTCAGCCCGTCAGCACTCGACGCCGTGTTCGAACGGCTGAACACGCCATGGCCCGCCCCCCTGCCCGCCGCCGTGGTCGGGCCCGGCAGCGCCGCACGGGCCCGTGAGCTGGGCATCGCACGGGTGATCGCGCCCACCGAGCGCTACGACAGCGAAGGCCTGCTCGCCGAACTCGACCGCGTGATGCCGCTCGCCGGCAAGCAGGCACTGCTGCTGCGCGGCGACGGCGGCCGCGAGGTGCTGCCACAAGGCCTGACCGCGCGGCACGCCACATTGACCACCGTGGCCGCCTACCGGCGGCTGCCGCCGGCGTTCGACGAAGCCCACCTTGCCGCCGAGCTCGCCGCCGGTTGCGATGGCGTGGTCATTTCCAGCTCCGAAGCCGCGCAACACTTGTTTTCCGCGATTGGAGCCGTCACCCGCGAGCGGCTACAATCGCTACAGTATTTTGCGCCGCATCCGCGCATCGTTGCGGCCCTGCAGCAACTCGGCGTCAGCCACGTCACGCTGACTGCCGCCGGCGATGCCGGTATCGTCGACGCAGTGCACCGCCACTATGCGCAATAG
- the hemC gene encoding hydroxymethylbilane synthase codes for MPLPDRIVIATRESPLALWQAHHVRDWLLAQYPGLTVELLGMTTQGDRILDVTLNKIGGKGLFVKELEQALAEGRADLAVHSMKDVPMVLPEGFALAAIGQREDPRDAFVSNRYASLAELPAGSVVGTSSLRREAQLRARYPELVVKPLRGNVGTRLAKLDAGDYDAILLAAAGLKRLGLGERIRDEMHFDDSLPAPGQGALGLEIRADRADLAELLAPFNDAATAACVTAERALSRRLGGSCQIPLAAFAEDDDGFLRLRGCVGLPDGSRIVYGEANGTRAAADGLGLKVAELLLTEGAADILEALKEA; via the coding sequence ATGCCTCTTCCCGACCGCATCGTCATCGCCACCCGTGAAAGCCCGCTGGCGCTGTGGCAGGCGCATCACGTACGCGACTGGCTGCTGGCCCAGTACCCGGGCCTGACGGTGGAACTCTTGGGCATGACCACGCAGGGCGACCGTATCCTCGATGTGACGCTGAACAAGATCGGCGGCAAGGGTCTGTTCGTGAAGGAGCTGGAGCAGGCCCTGGCCGAAGGCCGCGCCGATCTGGCGGTGCATTCGATGAAGGATGTGCCGATGGTACTGCCCGAAGGCTTTGCCCTGGCCGCGATCGGCCAGCGCGAAGACCCGCGCGATGCCTTTGTCTCCAACCGCTACGCCAGCCTCGCCGAGCTGCCCGCCGGCAGTGTGGTCGGCACCTCCAGCCTGCGGCGTGAGGCGCAACTGCGCGCCCGCTACCCGGAACTGGTAGTGAAGCCACTGCGCGGCAATGTCGGCACCCGCCTCGCCAAGCTCGATGCGGGCGATTACGACGCCATCCTGCTCGCCGCCGCCGGCCTCAAGCGCCTGGGCCTCGGCGAGCGCATTCGCGACGAAATGCACTTCGACGACAGCCTGCCGGCCCCCGGCCAAGGCGCGCTGGGCCTGGAGATCCGCGCCGATCGTGCCGACCTCGCCGAGCTGCTCGCGCCGTTCAACGATGCCGCAACCGCCGCCTGCGTCACAGCCGAGCGCGCGCTGTCGCGTCGGCTCGGCGGCTCCTGCCAGATTCCGCTCGCCGCCTTCGCCGAGGATGACGACGGCTTCCTACGCCTGCGGGGCTGCGTCGGCCTGCCCGACGGCAGCCGCATCGTCTACGGTGAGGCCAACGGCACCCGCGCCGCCGCCGACGGCCTGGGCCTCAAGGTGGCCGAACTGTTGCTGACCGAGGGCGCAGCGGACATCCTGGAAGCGCTGAAGGAAGCATGA